CACAGTTCTTGAGGTTACAAGAACTGGATTTCCCCATTTGATCATTTATTAAATAGGTTGGAGCTTTGAACAATAGTGagtaaaaaagtaaagcATCATTATCTCTAGTTTAGCAGTATGAGTGAAGTTGGCATACATAATCACAGGAAGGCAGTGACAAAAcccagaagaagagaaaaagtcATCGAACTGATTGAAGTGGATGGCAAAAAGGTAAGTACGACATCAACAGGTAAACGTAAATTTCATAACAAATCTAAAAATGGATGTGACAAttgtaaaagaagaagagttaAATGTGATGAAGGAAAACCAGCGTGCAAGAAGTGCACAAATATGAAGTTAGAATGTGTATATACGCCAATTCATTTAAGGAAAGGTAGGGGCGCAACAGTGGTAAAATATGTTACAAGAAAAGCCGATGGTAGCGTCGAGCCCGATTCTTCTGTAAATCTATCAACTGCGGTCAAGAAGGAGCAAACACCGTTCAATGATGTCCCGTCAGCGGTAAAAGCTTCAGAGTCATCAAATGATTCTTTCCCATCTAGTGCCTCCACAACGAAAAGTGAGAGCGAAGAAAAATCATCAGCTCCTATAGAAGATAAGAACAGTATGACTCCTTTAAGTATGGGTCTGCAGGGCACTATCAATAAGAAAGATATGatgaataattttttctcccAGAATGGCACTATCAGTTTTGGATCCCCTGAAAGGCTAAACTCAGGTATTGATGGCTTATTACTACCACCCTTGCCTTCTGGAAATATAGGCGCATTTCAActgcagcagcaacagcagcagcagcagcaatctcaacagcagcagcaatcTCAATCTCAGGTGCAACCGCAAACATCAAGTGGGACTCCAAATGAAAGATATGGTTCGTTTGATCTCGCTGGTAGCCCTGCTTTGCAATCGACGGGTATGAGTTTATCAAATAGTTTGAGTGGAATGTTACTATGCAATAGGATTTCTTCGGGTCAAAACTACACTCAACAACAGCTACAATATCAATTACACCAACAATTGCAGTTGCAACAACATCAACAGGTTCAACTCCAGCAATTCCAACAACTACGTCAAGAACAACACCAACAAgttcaacaacaacaacaggaACAACTCCAGCAATaccaacaacaatttttacaacagcagcagcaaatACTGCTCCAGCAAGAGCAACAACCTAATGACGAGGAAGGTAGCATTCGGGAGGAAAACAGCAAGAAAGTAAAAGGGGAGCATTTACAATCACACGCAGGTGAAACAAATCTCAATAGCGATGCTGCCACGTTACAAGCAGATGCATTGTCACAGTTAAGCAAGATGGGGCTAAGTCTAAAATCTTTAAGTACTTTTCCAACAGCCGGTATTGGTGGTGTTTCTTATGACTTTCAGGAACTGTTGGGCATTAAACTGCCAACAAATAATGGTAACTCGAGAGCTACAAAGGCCAGTAATGCCGAAGAAGCCTTGGCTAATATGCAAGAGCACCATGAACGTGCAGCCGCTTCTGTAAAGGGGAATGACGGGCAACTATCCGATGTAAAGAGCCCGACACAGTCAAATAATACACAAGTAGGAAATGGCGGTATGATGGAATCACAAGGAACTGATACTGTTTCAACAATGGCTCCTATATCAATGATcgaaagaaatataaacaGCGATGGTAACATTTCTCCATCGACTCCCGCTGCGGTGCTAGATGGTACACAAGGGATGCAAGATTCTATAGGACCTCTAGGAAATTTGACAAAAGTGGCCTTGGAGAACAACGAACCAACAGTAGGCTTACAACCCTCACAGACAAgggatgaagatgaaaactCGCAACAAGATATTGCTGGGAAAATAAATAACGAAGATCGAAGTTCTATTACAGTTGGCGCCAGTAGCATTGCAAAGCTTTTGGATCTTTCCACCAAAGGTAATTTGAATCTGATAGACATGAAATTgttttatcattattgcACAAAAGTGTGGCCCACAATCACAGCCGCGAAAGTTTCTGGACCTGAAATATGGAGGGACTATATACCAGAGTTAGCATTTGATTATCCGTTCTTGATGCATGCTCTGTTGGCATTCAGTGCAACACATCTTTCGAGAACTGAAACAGGACTGGAGCAGTACGTTTCATCTCACCGTTTAGACGCTTTGAGATTACTAAGGGAGGCTGTTTTGGAAATCTCAGAGTATAATACTGATGCGCTTGTTGCCAGTGCTTTGATATTGATTATGGATTCTTTGGCAAATGCCAGCGGTAATGGTACAGTAGGCAACCAAAGTTTGAATAGTATGTCACCAAGCGCTTGGATTTTCCACGTGAAAGGAGCAGCAACAATTTTGACCGCTGTGTGGCCATTAAGTGAGAGGTCCAAATTCCATAACATTATATCTGTTGATCTTAGCGATTTAGGTGATGTCATTAACCCCGATGTTGGAACAATCACGGAATTGGTATGTTTTGATGAAAGTATTGCCGATTTGTATCCTGTCGGCTTAGATTCACCATATTTGATAACATTAGCTTATTTAGATAAATTGCACCGTGAAAAGAACCAGGGTGATTTCATTTTGCGAGTATTCACTTTCCCAGCATTACTAGACAAAACATTTCTTGCATTGTTAATGACAGGTGACCTTGGCGCAATGAGAATTATGAGATCATACTATAAATTACTTCGAGGATTTGCTACGGAAGTCAAGGACAAAGTGTGGTTTCTCGAAGGAGTTACGCAAGTGTTACCTCAAGATGTTGATGAGTACAGTGGAGGTGGTGGTATGCATATGATGTTGGACTTCCTCGGTGGTGGATTACCATCGATGACAACAACAAATTTCTCGGACTTCTCGCTTTGATGAAGGAAGGGCCAAAAGAATAAACGAAATATAGGATTTATGTAAGTGAATTGTGTTACCCAGTT
The Saccharomyces mikatae IFO 1815 strain IFO1815 genome assembly, chromosome: 4 genome window above contains:
- the UPC2 gene encoding Upc2p (similar to Saccharomyces cerevisiae UPC2 (YDR213W) and ECM22 (YLR228C); ancestral locus Anc_8.423), with translation MSEVGIHNHRKAVTKPRRREKVIELIEVDGKKVSTTSTGKRKFHNKSKNGCDNCKRRRVKCDEGKPACKKCTNMKLECVYTPIHLRKGRGATVVKYVTRKADGSVEPDSSVNLSTAVKKEQTPFNDVPSAVKASESSNDSFPSSASTTKSESEEKSSAPIEDKNSMTPLSMGLQGTINKKDMMNNFFSQNGTISFGSPERLNSGIDGLLLPPLPSGNIGAFQLQQQQQQQQQSQQQQQSQSQVQPQTSSGTPNERYGSFDLAGSPALQSTGMSLSNSLSGMLLCNRISSGQNYTQQQLQYQLHQQLQLQQHQQVQLQQFQQLRQEQHQQVQQQQQEQLQQYQQQFLQQQQQILLQQEQQPNDEEGSIREENSKKVKGEHLQSHAGETNLNSDAATLQADALSQLSKMGLSLKSLSTFPTAGIGGVSYDFQELLGIKLPTNNGNSRATKASNAEEALANMQEHHERAAASVKGNDGQLSDVKSPTQSNNTQVGNGGMMESQGTDTVSTMAPISMIERNINSDGNISPSTPAAVLDGTQGMQDSIGPLGNLTKVALENNEPTVGLQPSQTRDEDENSQQDIAGKINNEDRSSITVGASSIAKLLDLSTKGNLNLIDMKLFYHYCTKVWPTITAAKVSGPEIWRDYIPELAFDYPFLMHALLAFSATHLSRTETGLEQYVSSHRLDALRLLREAVLEISEYNTDALVASALILIMDSLANASGNGTVGNQSLNSMSPSAWIFHVKGAATILTAVWPLSERSKFHNIISVDLSDLGDVINPDVGTITELVCFDESIADLYPVGLDSPYLITLAYLDKLHREKNQGDFILRVFTFPALLDKTFLALLMTGDLGAMRIMRSYYKLLRGFATEVKDKVWFLEGVTQVLPQDVDEYSGGGGMHMMLDFLGGGLPSMTTTNFSDFSL